The Aspergillus nidulans FGSC A4 chromosome VIII genome contains the following window.
GGGCGGAAGACTGGTGAGACAACCCCTCTGTCTCGGCTTCAAGGCTGACGGTTGTCGGCTGCCCCGTGCAACTGGTGGTATGCTCATCTAGATTATAATAGCTGATTACAATAGACCGGTTCAGGGACCTCGGTATACCCGGCTAGGCGTTGCGGAGCTCTAACCCCGCAAATGCGGAGAGCTCATGTACAGTACAGTACTACTTTCGATGCATGGCACCACACCGCTTAAATAAGTAATTGAGATAGTATTCGAGCTGAGTTCGATAGATTGAAGGAACGAATATAGTAGGTAGCAAGCTTCAGTAATCACGCACAGATGAAAGAGTAGTGTTGTACTACGTTGGCAGAGACCTGGGTTAGCCTTAGGCCTCGCCTAGTTTCCGGTTAGAAAGCTCAGTAATCGTCTCCGCGACTTATGACTTCCTTATTTGACTCTCGCAACAAGACGGTCTAGTATGATTAGTTCATGTTTGAATTACGGTCGAGGGCCCTAAGAACATACATGCTCGAATTGGGCAGAGTACGACCCCTTGATGTCAACAAGAGGTGCATAAACGTCGACAACTCCGTGCTGCACGAGAGTATTCATCTGCAGTTTCTTTAGTGACTGTAGTCATTGCGGTGAAGGCCGACGTACACCCGCCAGATACCGCTGCAACCCCAGACGGTCCAGGTAGCGGCGACAGAAAACGATGGTTCCAAAGTTCTCGTTGATCGTCTTGTATAAGGACCTTGCTGAAGCCAGAGGCAAAGACACCTGGCGCGGTGCGTCATACGACTTTCCGTAGCCGTAAACACCGACCTAGAAACAAATCAGTGGCAGTTTATAACCATCGCCTTCTCTGTACGCACATCATCATATATATAGCCCCGGCCAGTGCTCCCAAAAGTTTCTATGGCAAaaatctctccttcctccatttTTGTCTGGTCGGAGTTCTTGACAAAAGGAACAGATTTCCCGCCATGGATCTGGTAATGCTTGATATTATGGCCAGTAATGTTCCGTACTGCCTTTACGGGGAATGTCTTCCCTCCAATTTCGACCTCGTAGCTTTCCATAGCCTCTTGGATGGCAGCGCTAACATCACTAATACGGACATCGATTCCCGCGGTCTACATCATTAGTGATTTTATGTGTCTATTTACTAAGAAGCATACCTTTAGGCCGGCATTAGTGGCATCTTTGACTGCGGCCAGAAGATTGTCGTAGACTGGATCAAAAGTCATCGTAAAGGCACTGTCCACAATCCATCCGTTGATGTGAACGCCGAAATCGACCTTCATCACATCACTTGACTGGAGAATGATATCCTTTTGTCCAGGATTAGGCGTGTAGTGCGCTACAACATTATTCAGAGACAGTCCTGTCGGAAaacccagcccagccttAAGGCTATCGCCAGGTTCAAGACCAGCGTGGCCTAGGAGTGCACGCACGCCATCGTCGATATCCTCGGCGATTTCCATTAGACCCTGGCCTGGTTTGACACGCTCCTGCGTCCACTTTCGGACCTGGCGGTGGACCTCCGCAGCCTTTCGATAGTCGTTTAAAAACGAATCATCCTCGAGATGACTGCGAGACTTGTAGCGTACTTCCTCGGCCGTGGTGCGTGAGGTGTTTTCCACATTGGGCTGGTACTCCTGGACCTCGCCGATAGGGTACTTGCCCTGCAGGAAGAGCTGAGACAGCGGGACTCtaggaggagaagattgctttgcagccttcttcttgcccttcttctttgactttctcttctttttctgatTACCATTCGCATTGGCATTGATTAGCGCGGTCGAGTGCGCTTcgccgtcatcatcgtcgccgctGTCTCCGATAGTACCGTCTCCGTCCGTTGCGAGATGCATGCCCCGCGGCATTCCACCAAGGGGGCACTCGACAGGACCGGTTGTGTTTTCTGGCCGTGTTTAGGTTTGAGAGCACGAGTAGATTTGGATTGAATTACCTTGACCCTTATGGCCATCTCTTTCAGGAGTCTTCGAACCCATTGTGCCATGCGTATATTACACTGCTGTATAATATTGAAACCTGCAGATCGAACGATAGAAAAGAACGAAGTTCGCTAGGCACCAgcgtttcgtttcgtttcgtttcgtttcgtttcgtttcgtttcgtttcgtttcgttttattatttaacgtcactcggcggatcacgtggcccacgtgatctgcggcctcccagggggcatctggacgtgctacctaaacagaactgcctaggaactagctagatacaggtttgaagcagcaactatggacaatatatgttggaaatgagcggaagaagcatccggcgctaccctggccaggtcttcgagggcagatgcccgttttgactacctatagattggggggaggggccgtaccctttgtccaggtagatgtgtggactgtcgcactttcaagcgctccggcgggcccagttcgggcatatgtccttgaaaaaggatgattcttgcacgatgcggctgaattcctcagccccggcagctgtacttaagagccagtctattgtttttgacgggccatcctttatacatctccatctatccttccagcgttttctggtatatgggcaaaagaagaagtgtactggggtctttgccttgccgcaggtgcagctctccaggtagtctgtgtGGTCAAaacgctggtggtatgccgtaaagtctccgtggcctgtacgagcggcgacgagtcggccaagtacccaccggggcagcttgtgctcgcgggagcggctttcttttgtatggggtctgatattcagggctttgtaggtttcaggcgccttattagcatatgctgtatatgtctctgtacggagccactgttttgcctcctgTCgtaggtatgctggggagggggggatgtcggggctgtatatagaagaccctagcttagcgagcttgtctgccagctcattcccagcaattccagagtggcctggaatccagcggacctgaaggggcttccattgcatggttaggattgaagggctttccatccactgggcggctagttggctaaaggtctctgacagaccatgtctgtgaggggttggcctatagcttgctagcagggaggctgcagctaggttatctaggaggataactagctgggtaGAGTAGCCAAcacatggttgtcccagggctgtgcgtaggccttccacagcacccatgatttctgcatcatagacttctgtcctggggcccgcgggaccatgtcccttggacACCtaggatagggccaaagtagattgcatagccataccctgccccctggctggtccgtgAGCCATCTGAGTACACTGAAATctgtaaaggggcagggctatagcctttgttgtctgttgggagcatgcataatggagggagaggcagctctattatagcgcgctctggcagggggctgaggaggagctgtaggatccttttaagcctggttttgggcctgcccgcggtagtctctgcggctatttgggcaattgggtgtttagtatcaaggctcatgtatctcactgctgccctccggaggatgctgttgagtagagcttctgggtctggtaggtctgcttcgcggaggagtgctgcagtaggggtggtcttgtaggctgggataatagccagggctgctgtgcggaagagagaaagcagggagttaactacccctttttgttgtttgcctgtatagaagacttctgccccgtacagagctgttggaagaacatactgtataactgctgcccGCATGAaggccactgggcagccgcgctgggtattgctaagtctctttaggtgctgggcgagtcgtTTCCCGTGgctaaagaccaaattaatgtgggctttaaaagtaagctttgtatccagaagaactcctaaccaacgtgtatatagggatggtgtaatcccccctataccaggtagagtgactgtggggagatgctgctgctgctttctagagaagtgttgtatctctgttttctctattgagaaaggaaggcctgtctctgtccctagggcagtaatttgcttgtaggcctctaccagttgttgtgagctctcttccagggtattcccagttaataatatgcccatatcatctgcatagcagaaggagccctctaaggtagagactattcttgctgcatatagcaggaagagtattggggataggggggatccctgggggagtccgcctttaattggtgctgtggcagtgccttctttgatatgaacagatacagagcggccagtaagccagtccttaagtagctggagtaagcctttatgccatccttgcaggcgtaagtgagaaaggagctgttggtgtATTACAGCGtcaaatgcccctttcacatctagtaggagtagtgaagcatcttttccctgttgaaaggcctcctctaccctgtgaacaagaacctggaccaggtcaatggcagagcgtcctggcagggccccgaagtggcagggggctagcacatctgcctgaattgctcttacagctatctgctgtgctaggaggcgctctaggcctttacctagggtagagaggaggctaattggccgccaggcattgagttgggtatagtccctctttcctggtttcggtaacattattacctttgctgacttcaggctcagtggaaagcagccttcctccatacacctgtagtacagttgtgtgattgtatCCCCTAGTAcgggccagagctccctccaagcagtggtggcaagtccgtCCTCCCCGGGGGCCGACgggggtggggcacagagagcagcccagcagtgctcttttgttggcaggtgtagtGAGCcgaggggcttgtttgggggtccctcttctgtctgatttggaagcagggcccccttctctaagaggtgattaaggaaggcgtctgccttgccctgtggggtagtaacctgtgccccttgtatattcaggggaggagcagcgagctggtctggatgttgtatccatttagcaagtttgaatacatctataggtgctgtggcttgttcaattcgctgcttccagtattcagcctttgcccgtaCAATGGCCTTCCggagctgtttatagtcggggttttgttgctgtcttgtttggtgtagtatgtctgttagttctggagtccaccatagggtcctggggagtctgcgagtattgtatcttgatacgccttgtattgcaagctgggatgtctggaccagttgtttggctagtaggtcaattggtagggttgggtcaggcgggcttgccagggctctggctttctcccagttggtggatccaagcttgtatataggcgggggctcttcttgttccagtattattccaattgttgcatggtcacttggagtctttagatggtcttctactagggcccttagtggtaggttagagaagacaaggtctagggtgtttggtccacgggtgggggtgcctggctcgaggcgaagttccagctcatgggcatcaagccagtctaataatcctgttgcgccaggtgtgacagcatgagactcagtatctggctgctagaatgggtgccgggtattgaagtctcctgctaggatggtgttctctgggggtgcatatcctaggagtgtggaaagtgtagagggtgttgagccagcaccagcaggggcaactgggtcATTAGGGGGGCGGTAGACATTGAtgatagtaaggcctgccgtgtagattgtggtgatgtctggtgagattggttccgggagggaatgggctgggagatcccttcgtacatatgttagagtcctgggtctggcagtccatcgggtcgggggactgaacagctgatatcgtgggtgggtcttggttaggtgctttgctgtatttgtccaaggttcttggacaagaatgatatctgcttcaaaggagagtagcaggtcatgtacagcgcccccccttcctacattagcttgtagtattttcatagttcaggggaggtcagggtttggtttaagagctcctgggtgagctgtcttgtaggctggtttgtAGTGTGGGTATTATCTATTTGTTGtttagagctttcttctgctttcttctgctcctgttggaaggcaagccggcctgccttgcggatagcagctagagcatcttTTGAGAGGCGGGTGACAGTGTTCCTCTGGACgtggggtctggctgggcatttttGGAAGTCCGCTGCATGCgggccgcagcagttgatacactgCACACGGCAGTTGTGTTCCTGTTTTgaggatccgcaggagatACAGCGTTCGCTGGAGCGGCAGGCTCGTGTATCATAGAAGCAGTAgcatcgggtgcattgcaaaggcctttgcttggggcgggtgggccttgataggccggacaggccaaagagttgcaaggggtgttgtagcctttttggaaaggctatgactgctgtgatagagtccctctctactgggtGCTTTGAGAGTTTGGCCATGAGTGGTTTAATACCAGtaatgcgctctgcttcattgctgatatctgtaattgtagtatctatccatccatccagggaccagagttgtttcgGGATCCAGGGGACAATAACCTGGTAATACTCTGTTGATATTTCAAAGtatccatccccagctaggcttgcagccttctctgacagtaagaagaccttgccttgttcagttGTAGTGATTGCGTATCCTGTTGATATCACTTGCACCTGTGCAATCCCGTCCGGAACTTTCcctgcaagggtgacccagatgccatgtggtccaatagcccggaggctagaggaggccgggaggcggaggaagatgcggtggtcagtcttgtttggctgcttcagctttcgttgtgctggttgcttg
Protein-coding sequences here:
- a CDS encoding uncharacterized protein (transcript_id=CADANIAT00002335), encoding MKILQANVGRGGAVHDLLLSFEADIILVQEPWTNTAKHLTKTHPRYQLFSPPTRWTARPRTLTYVRRDLPAHSLPEPISPDITTIYTAGLTIINVYRPPNDPQPDTESHAVTPGATGLLDWLDAHELELRLEPGTPTRGPNTLDLVFSNLPLRALVEDHLKTPSDHATIGIILEQEEPPPIYKLGSTNWEKARALASPPDPTLPIDLLAKQLVQTSQLAIQGVSRYNTRRLPRTLWWTPELTDILHQTRQQQNPDYKQLRKAIVRAKAEYWKQRIEQATAPIDVFKLAKWIQHPDQLAAPPLNIQGAQVTTPQGKADAFLNHLLEKGALLPNQTEEGPPNKPLGSLHLPTKEHCWAALCAPPPSAPGEDGLATTAWRELWPVLGDTITQLYYRCMEEGCFPLSLKSAKVIMLPKPGKRDYTQLNAWRPISLLSTLGKGLERLLAQQIAVRAIQADVLAPCHFGALPGRSAIDLVQVLVHRVEEAFQQGKDASLLLLDVKGAFDAVIHQQLLSHLRLQGWHKGLLQLLKDWLTGRSVSVHIKEGTATAPIKGGLPQGSPLSPILFLLYAARIVSTLEGSFCYADDMGILLTGNTLEESSQQLVEAYKQITALGTETGLPFSIEKTEIQHFSRKQQQHLPTVTLPGIGGITPSLYTRWLGVLLDTKLTFKAHINLVFSHGKRLAQHLKRLSNTQRGCPVAFMRAAVIQYVLPTALYGAEVFYTGKQQKGVVNSLLSLFRTAALAIIPAYKTTPTAALLREADLPDPEALLNSILRRAAVSKGHGPAGPRTEVYDAEIMGAVEGLRTALGQPCVGYSTQLVILLDNLAAASLLASYRPTPHRHGLSETFSQLAAQWMESPSILTMQWKPLQVRWIPGHSGIAGNELADKLAKLGSSIYSPDIPPSPAYLRQEAKQWLRTETYTAYANKAPETYKALNIRPHTKESRSREHKLPRWVLGRLVAARTGHGDFTAYHQRFDHTDYLESCTCGKAKTPVHFFFCPYTRKRWKDRWRCIKDGPSKTIDWLLSTAAGAEEFSRIVQESSFFKDICPNWARRSA
- a CDS encoding uncharacterized protein (transcript_id=CADANIAT00002334) translates to MGSKTPERDGHKGQENTTGPVECPLGGMPRGMHLATDGDGTIGDSGDDDDGEAHSTALINANANGNQKKKRKSKKKGKKKAAKQSSPPRVPLSQLFLQGKYPIGEVQEYQPNVENTSRTTAEEVRYKSRSHLEDDSFLNDYRKAAEVHRQVRKWTQERVKPGQGLMEIAEDIDDGVRALLGHAGLEPGDSLKAGLGFPTGLSLNNVVAHYTPNPGQKDIILQSSDVMKVDFGVHINGWIVDSAFTMTFDPVYDNLLAAVKDATNAGLKTAGIDVRISDVSAAIQEAMESYEVEIGGKTFPVKAVRNITGHNIKHYQIHGGKSVPFVKNSDQTKMEEGEIFAIETFGSTGRGYIYDDVGVYGYGKSYDAPRQVSLPLASARSLYKTINENFGTIVFCRRYLDRLGLQRYLAGMNTLVQHGVVDVYAPLVDIKGSYSAQFEHTVLLRESNKEVISRGDDY